The Arcobacter roscoffensis genome segment GATGTTATAATACTTGTATACGAACAGTATGGAGGTGTAAATGACGAAGGTTTCACATTTTTAGTATTGTTAAACACTAATAAAATATTAAATTTGCTATCAAGTAGATTGTATGAATAAGTGTATTTATTTATAAATTTAAAAGGGAATAGATTTTTAGAATCTGTTCCCTTTTTTTATGTTTAGAGTTTATGTAAAGGAAGCTCGATAGTAAAGCAAGCCCCTTTATACTCTTTTCCTTTGTGTGTAAATTTTAAATTTTTTACTACAACTTCTCCATCCATACTATCTTTTATTATTCTATGTGTCATAAAAAGACCTAATCCTGTACCTTGGGATTTGTGTTTTGTCGTGAAGTAGGGTTCAAAGATTTTATCAATAATATCATCATTTATACCATTTGCATTATCATAAATTCTAAGATATCCATAGCTATTTATTTTTTCTAATTCTATGAAAATATATCTTTCTTCAATATTTCTATCTTCTAGAACATCTTTTGCATTTGTAATGATATTTACAATTGCTTGTGTAAGTTCATTTGGGTAGCCCTTCATAATAATATCTTCATTTTTTCTATTTATTACGATTTTAATATGAGAGGTTTTTATAATACCTTCAAGAAGAGTTAAATCTTTTTGAATTATTTCATTTAAGTCAAAAACAGTTTTTTCTTTGTCATCTTTTATAAAGTTTTTAAAATCATCAATAGTTTGTGAAAGATGTGCTGTTGTTAACATTATTTGATCAAGGGAATCGTTTAATGTCTGTGATTCAAGTTTTCCTAGTTCTTCATAAAGTTTAAGACCACTTGCTGTTGTTGAAATTAAGCTTAGCGGTTGTCTCCATTGGTGGGCTATATTTGCTATCATTTGCCCCATATCAGCTAGTTTTGCCTGTCTTGTAATAAGTCTATCTTTTTCTTTTAAATTGCTAATATCTATTATTGTAGATATTCTTTTCTTTTTGTTATCAAGTTGAATTACTTGCCCACTTACAATAGCAGGGAAGTAAGTGTCATCATCCCTTTTTATATAAACTTCATATGTTCTAATATCACCTGATTCTAAGTTTCTTTTAACTAAATCTTTACTTTTTTCACACACAAAATCTAAAAGTTTTTTCTCTTTTATCCTTGTATTTTTTTTTAATCGTAAAAGCTCTTTCCCATATTTATTTATAATCTCACAGTTTCCATACTCATCAGAAATGATTAACCCTTCTGTTAAAGCATTTATCATTCTTTGGAATTCATCATTTTTTTCTTCAAGTTCTTTTTTTGATTTTTTAAGTTTGTAGTTTGTCTCTCGAAGTAGTGTTGTATCATATACATAAACTACAACAAGCTCTTTTTCTAAATCAAAAGGTGAAATAGTAATACTTTGTTGCATATTATAAAAAACTGAATCTGCAATTTTATTTAGTTTTATATCAAATAAATAGTTTATTTGTTCACTATTATAAAATGTTGAAGAGTTTAATCTAAGAGTTGTTTTGATTTTTCTTGAAAGAATTTTAGAGTTTATATTTTCATAAAAGTCCAAAAGGTTCTTATCTTTTATATCTTCTTCTTTGATTTTAGTTTGCACTTCCATCCATCTATTCCAAAACTTAACATTTAAGTCTTTATCTAAAATCAAAATACCACTATTTATAGTTTCGCAGATTAGATTAAATTGATTTTCAAACATAATTAATACTCATCTAATATTTTATTGATTGTTCTTTTTATATGCAAAATAGACTCATCTGTAGCAAGCATCAACAAGTGACCATATATATTTTGTTCTGAAAAGTTTAATTCAGTAGAAATTATGATAACTTGCTGATATTGCTCTATTAAATTATCTTCTAATTGTGAAG includes the following:
- a CDS encoding PAS domain-containing sensor histidine kinase — protein: MFENQFNLICETINSGILILDKDLNVKFWNRWMEVQTKIKEEDIKDKNLLDFYENINSKILSRKIKTTLRLNSSTFYNSEQINYLFDIKLNKIADSVFYNMQQSITISPFDLEKELVVVYVYDTTLLRETNYKLKKSKKELEEKNDEFQRMINALTEGLIISDEYGNCEIINKYGKELLRLKKNTRIKEKKLLDFVCEKSKDLVKRNLESGDIRTYEVYIKRDDDTYFPAIVSGQVIQLDNKKKRISTIIDISNLKEKDRLITRQAKLADMGQMIANIAHQWRQPLSLISTTASGLKLYEELGKLESQTLNDSLDQIMLTTAHLSQTIDDFKNFIKDDKEKTVFDLNEIIQKDLTLLEGIIKTSHIKIVINRKNEDIIMKGYPNELTQAIVNIITNAKDVLEDRNIEERYIFIELEKINSYGYLRIYDNANGINDDIIDKIFEPYFTTKHKSQGTGLGLFMTHRIIKDSMDGEVVVKNLKFTHKGKEYKGACFTIELPLHKL